Below is a genomic region from Egibacteraceae bacterium.
GGACGACAGCGTCACGATGCCCGAGGTGGCGCGCTACTTCATGGAGTTCTGCCGCGACGAGAGTTGCGGCAAGTGCGTGCCCTGCCGCGCGGGGACGGTCCAGCTGGTCGGGCTGCTCGACCGCATCTGCACCGGCGCCGGCACCACCAGGGACCTCGCGCAGCTGGAGTCGCTCGGGCAGACCGTCCGCGAGACCAGCTTGTGCGGTCTCGGGCAGACGGCCCCGAACCCGCTGTTCTCCACGCTCGAACACTTCCGCGGCGAGTACCTCGACCTGCTCGTCGACGGGGACACGGCGGGGGGCGAGGATGGCTAGGCCGCGGGCGCAGCCGGACGCTGCGGTCACCATCGACGGCGCGCCGGTGCGCGTGTTCAGCGGCGAGTCGCTGCTGGCCGCTGCCAACCGGGCCGGCATCCCGATCCCCACGCTGTGCGCGGTGCAGGGCCTGTCGGTCTGGGGTGGCTGCCGCGTCTGCGTGGTGGAGGTCGCCGGGGACCACACGCTGCGTCCGGCCTGCGCGACCACCGCCGTCGACGGGATGGAGGTGACCACCGGCTCCGACCGGCTGGTGGAGCACCGGCGTCAGATCGTCGAGCTGCTGTTCGCGGAGGGAAACCACGTCTGCGCGGTGTGCGTGTCCAACGGTGCCTGCGAGCTCCAGGACCTGGCCGTGGACCTCGGCGTCGACCACATCCGCTTCGCCTACCAGCACCCCGACCGCGGCGTCGACCTCAGCCACCCGCGCTACGGCCTGGACCACAACCGCTGCATCCTGTGCAGCCGCTGCGTGCGCACCTGCGCCGAGATCGAGGGCGCCAACGTCTGGGCCATAGCGGCGCGGGGGGCCGGGTCCCGGCTGGTCGCCGAGCTGGACGAGCCCTGGGGCGAGTCGACGTCGTGCACCTCCTGCGGCAAGTGCGTCGCCGTGTGCCCGACGGGGGCGCTGTTCGACAAGGGCACGGGCGTCGGCGAGATGCGCCACGACCGCGACGTCATCGGGTT
It encodes:
- the hoxU gene encoding bidirectional hydrogenase complex protein HoxU; the encoded protein is MARPRAQPDAAVTIDGAPVRVFSGESLLAAANRAGIPIPTLCAVQGLSVWGGCRVCVVEVAGDHTLRPACATTAVDGMEVTTGSDRLVEHRRQIVELLFAEGNHVCAVCVSNGACELQDLAVDLGVDHIRFAYQHPDRGVDLSHPRYGLDHNRCILCSRCVRTCAEIEGANVWAIAARGAGSRLVAELDEPWGESTSCTSCGKCVAVCPTGALFDKGTGVGEMRHDRDVIGFLAAAREQGEWHDREQQP